From the genome of Actinomycetota bacterium:
GGGCGACCGATGGCGGCAGGCTCAGGTAGACGGTGTCGCCGTCCACCACGAGGTTGGGGTGCTGGAGCCCGGCGGGGACCGAACCGGCGTCTTGCTGGTCCGAGGCGGTGAGCGTCATCTGCAGACTCGACCGCTCTGATGTGGCGTTGAATGTGCCGGTACCCGTGACGATCGTCCCGCCGCCCTGGTCCGGCGTGCCGCTCATCTCCCCGTCGTAGGTCACGTGGTAGCTGCCGGCCGCCAGGGTGGCATCGTGCGCCGCGGCCAACGCAGCCCGGGCGGCGGATGACTCACCCGATCCTGCCGAATTCCCGGCCGACACCTGGGTGCGGCCACAGGCAGCGGCAACCAAGCCCGCAGACAGGAGGACCATGATGCGTTGAACCGGCCGGACGGGCTTCAGGATCACGGCACGGAATATCGTCCCGAGAGGCGGATATCTGAAGGAACTTCGGCAGAAGGGTGTCCGGACCTGGGGTCAAGGAGTTTGTTGGGGCCCTGGTACAGCTACCAGCTGTACCACTCCACCAAGAAGGTCCAGCCCGGCTGCCCGGCTCCCCGGCTGCCCGGACCGGGCTCCCGGCTTGGTGAGCCGGGCAACTCTAGTGCCGGCGGCGGCCTCCGCCCCGGGGTCCGCCACCGGTGCGCCGGCGGGGCGGCTGGTTGCCCTTGGCCTTCTTGCGGACCGGCCGGCGGGGCGCCGAGGGGTCCTCGGAGGGCAGCGGGGTGCGGTTGGCGAGGGTCAGGGCCACCGCATCGGCGATCTCCTCGCGGATGTCGTCGCCCACGTCCGCCCCCACCATGAGCTGGAAAAGAACGCTGCGTTCGAGCTGCTCGATCGAGTCAACGACCTTCTGCCGGCTTCCCGCTGGAGTCCTCCACTCGGCGTGGATGCGCCCCGAGGGCGGGATCTCGATCCGGAGATCGGCGTCGCCGAACCGTCCCTCCCAGGCAACTGTGGTCGTAGCGTCCAAGCAGCACTCCTTCGATTCGATTCATGTTCCGATGCATACGGGGGCCCCGTTTCGGGCACGAAGCTGCCTACCCCCGCCTGTCTCTTACCCGCTCAGGCGGGCCTCACCATCTCTGCGCCCTTCCGGGGCGAGGCGCTGCGGAGCGAATGCGTCCGGGCAGGGATGACCCCGCCCGGACGATCGATCTTCAATTGATGTGCGGTGCGGCGACCTACAAGCGGCGGACCTTCGACGCCTGGAGCCCCTTGGGGCCCTGGGTCACCTCGAACTCTACGGTTTCGCCCTGCTCGAGGTTGCGGTAGCCCTCACCCTCGATGGCGCTGAAGTGGACGAAGACATCGTCCCCGTCCGGACGCGAGATGAATCCGTAGCCCTTCTCGGCACTGAACCACTTCACCGTGCCTTGCGGCATATGCAGTTCCCTCCCTTCACCTTCACATGCAAAATCACGCCGGTCTGTACACGGCGCTCCGGCCCCCCCTTTGAGGACCGTCAAGCCACCGCGCCCGGGAACCTACGGAGGGAACTGCTGGTGCTGCAGGATGCATGACCTGGGCGGTGCCCTCAGCGGGCAACTCTATCACGGACGCCGTGTGCAAAGCCCGCGCAGAGTTCTCGTCTGAACTCGGTCGATCCGGACGGCAAATGAGCGTGGGAACCGGACGAATCGATCGGGGCCGGGAGGCTCCGGCCCCGAGGGTGGGCGGCGCCAGGCGGGTACAATCGCGTCGGGCTGACCGGAGTCCTCCCTGAGCCAGGCAGGCTCCAATCCGGCCCCCGGCCGGAGACGAATAGCTCATGCGCAAGCACACCGACTCCCAGGACGAGGATCGGTCCCTCCTCCGCAAGGTCGCCAACGGCGACGAGGCGGCATTTGCGGAGTTGTACGACCGCTACGCGCCTTCGGCGTTCGGTCTGGCGTGCAAGATCTGTAATAACCGGGCGCTGGCGGAGGACGTCGTGCAAGAGGCCTTTGTCTCGATATGGCAGCGGGCGGCTCGCTTCGACCCCGAGCGGGGGAGCGCCGCGTCCTACCTCATGGCTGCGGTCCACAACAAGGCGGTCGATGCCGTGCGCCACGAGGAGTCGCTCCGGCGCCGGGAGGAGGGCGTCGGCGACCTGCCCACCGAGACCGGCGCCGATGACGTCGTCGAGGCTGCCTGGCTGGGCGTCCGGCGCACCGAGGTGCGCGCCGCGGTGGCCAAGCTGTCCCCGATCCAGCGCGAGGCGCTCGAGCTGGCCTACTTCGAGGGCCTGACCTACAGCGAGGTGGCCGACAAGCTCGGCATCCCGCTGGGCACAGCCAAGACCCGGCTGCGCGACGGCATGATCCGCCTGCGCGGCCTCCTGCCCAACCTGAGCTCAGGAGAACCCTTATGACCCACGACGAGCTCCGTGAGCTGGTGCCGGTCTATGCCCTCGACGCCCTGGATGCCGCCGAGGAGCTAGAGGTGCGGCGCCACGTCGAGACCTGCGACGCATGCCGGGCCACGCTGGAGGACACCCAGGTGGCTTCTGGGGCGCTGGCCCTGGCCGCTTCCCCGGTTGCCCCGCCGCCTGCGCTGCGCGACCGGGTCCTCCAGGCGGCGCGGTCGAGTCCCCAGGCCGGGGCGGTCGTCTCGCACTCGGCCCCGCGCGAGCACCGGCTGTGGCGCTGGGTGACCGCCACCGTGGCGGTGGCCGCGGTGGTCGTCGCCATCGGCTTCGGGGTGGTCGAGGACCGCCACCTGCACACCGCCAACCGGGAGGTGGCGGCGCAGCGGGCGTTCATCTCCTCCTACATCAGCTCTCCGGTGGCCACCGCCATCCCGATGGTTGCGGCCGGCAGCGAGCTGCACGCATCGGCCCAGGTGTACGTGTCCGCCAGCGGGAAGTCGGCGGGTCTGGTGGCCACCGGGCTGACCAGTCCGGGCACCAAGGTCTACCAGGTGTGGCTGATCGTGGACAACCAGCCGTCCCCGGTGGCGGCCTTCCGGCCGGACGCCGGCGGGGTGGCCCTGGTGCCGATCTCGGCCGACCTCTCGTCGATGCAGGGCATGGCGGTCACGCTCGAGGCCCGGGCGGGCAACAAGGCGCCCAAGGGGCCGAAGGTGCTGCAGTCTGCCTGATCGCGTTCCGGCCGGGTCCGTGCGCATCGGGGTCATCTCCGACACCCACATCCCGTCCCGGGCCTCCGGGATCCCGGCCGAGGCCCTGGAGCGCTTCGCCGGCGTCGAGTTGATCCTGCACGCCGGCGACATCAGTGTCGCCCGGGCGCTCGACGAGCTGCGGGCGGTGGCGCCGGTGCAGGCGGTGGCGGGCAACGTCGAGGACCCCTTCATCGCCTCGACGCTGCCTCCGGAGCTCCGGGTGGCGGTAGGTGGGGTGGAGATCGGCATGGTGCACAACTCGGGGGCCGCCGAAGGCCGCCGGGCGCGCCTGCAGCGGCGGTTCCCGGGCTGCCGGGTGGTGGTTTTCGGGCACTCCCACATGCCGGTGGTCGAGGACCGGGCCGGGCTGCTGCTCCTGAACCCGGGCAGCGCCTGCGATCCCCGGCGGGCGCCGGCCCCGACGGTGGCCATCCTCACGATTGCCGGCGGCGAGCCGTCGGCCGAGCTGGTCGCCCTCAGTGCACGGCGCTCAAGATGAACTGCGCCAGGTTGATCATGCGGGGCTCGCCCAGGCTGCCCGGCCCGATCTCCACGTAGGCGTCGCCGCTCCGGGCGGCGATCACCTCGGTGCCCGCGCTGATCCCCTTGATGGCCGCCTCGCCCACCCCGGGCAGGTCGGTGAAATGGAAGCTGCAGCCGTTGCCGGCGCACGGCCGGGCGCTGAAGGGGACCTGGGTGCTCTCCGTGGTGGCGTACTCGTCGGCGGCGGTCTCGGAGTCGATGGGGTTGGTGCCCACCACCAGGTAGACCTGCTCCATCGCCACCCCGGACGGGACGTTGAAGCTGTACTGGCAGGCCTCGTAGCCCCGGAAGGCGCTGCCGGACTGGGCGTCGGGCGAGGCGTTGACCACCTTGTAGCCCGCCTCCCGGGAGAGATCGTCGATCGAGACCTGGGTGCCGGCCGGCGGGGCAGGGAAGACCCCCTTGGAGTTGGGCGCCTGGCAGTCGAGCGGGTTGGCGCCGCCCGGCGACGAGCCCGGCGCGGGCGGGGGGATCGTCGCCTGCGAGAGGGGCGGCCCCGGGGTGATGATGCCCTGGTTGCTGCCGGTGGCACTGGGGCCGACGCTGCAGGCGGCCAGGAGGCCGAGCGCGGCGGCCGCGGCCGCCATGGCCAGGCCGGTTCTTCGGGGGCGGGGCGTGCGGGTCAGGAGAAGGCCACCCGGGAGAGCCACTTGGTGGGCTCGCCCAGTTCCTCGGGCGTGGGCAGCGCTGCAGCCGACTCCCACAGCTTCGCCAGCTGGCCGGCGGCGGCCACCGCCTTCACGAAGCGCTCGCCCGCCCGGTACTGGGCCGGCTTGAGGTCGATGCCGAGCAGGCCCTCCAGGAGGCGTTCCACCGAGGAGCGCTCCGCCCGTCGCCGGTTGAGGCCCTCCCGGGTGCGGGAGAGCTCCGGCAGGTAGCCGGGGCCGACCTGGTCCATCACCCACTCGACGTAGCCCTCGAGCACCGCCATGAGGGTCTCGATCTCCCGGGCCATCTCCTGCTGGGGCGGGGTGATGAGCATCGGGAGGAGCTCCTCGGGATGGGCGAGGAGGCGCTGCAGGTTCTCCGGGTCGCCGAGGGACTGCAGGCGGGTGGCCGCCTCCGAGGAGTCGATCTCGGCGGCATCGACGAAACGCTCCACCATGGCCACGAAATGGGTGCGCACCCAGGGGATCGAGGAGAACTCGAGCTGGTGGGTGACCTCGTGCAGGGCCAGGTACATCTGGAGCTGGCGGACATCGAGGCCCAGGTCGCCCTGGACGTCGGCGATGTTGGGGATGACGAAGTACAGCTTGGCCAG
Proteins encoded in this window:
- a CDS encoding sigma-70 family RNA polymerase sigma factor, whose amino-acid sequence is MRKHTDSQDEDRSLLRKVANGDEAAFAELYDRYAPSAFGLACKICNNRALAEDVVQEAFVSIWQRAARFDPERGSAASYLMAAVHNKAVDAVRHEESLRRREEGVGDLPTETGADDVVEAAWLGVRRTEVRAAVAKLSPIQREALELAYFEGLTYSEVADKLGIPLGTAKTRLRDGMIRLRGLLPNLSSGEPL
- a CDS encoding anti-sigma factor, producing MTHDELRELVPVYALDALDAAEELEVRRHVETCDACRATLEDTQVASGALALAASPVAPPPALRDRVLQAARSSPQAGAVVSHSAPREHRLWRWVTATVAVAAVVVAIGFGVVEDRHLHTANREVAAQRAFISSYISSPVATAIPMVAAGSELHASAQVYVSASGKSAGLVATGLTSPGTKVYQVWLIVDNQPSPVAAFRPDAGGVALVPISADLSSMQGMAVTLEARAGNKAPKGPKVLQSA
- a CDS encoding metallophosphoesterase family protein; amino-acid sequence: MRIGVISDTHIPSRASGIPAEALERFAGVELILHAGDISVARALDELRAVAPVQAVAGNVEDPFIASTLPPELRVAVGGVEIGMVHNSGAAEGRRARLQRRFPGCRVVVFGHSHMPVVEDRAGLLLLNPGSACDPRRAPAPTVAILTIAGGEPSAELVALSARRSR
- a CDS encoding cold shock domain-containing protein; amino-acid sequence: MPQGTVKWFSAEKGYGFISRPDGDDVFVHFSAIEGEGYRNLEQGETVEFEVTQGPKGLQASKVRRL
- a CDS encoding zinc-dependent metalloprotease translates to MDIDPMEIASALAQIPLFRELQKLLMSQSGPVNWEIAGQIARSVASGRGPGPGPSRDDFTAYEEACRLALMRVTEITGLEAPSHISKVELVDRVAWANANLEAFRPFVERLAKGLGGQFGAGSSPFGGLGGLGGMGGMGGMGGAMGGFGGSGLGPPTGPGEMEPIDPAAAAGIGMGAIFGALGPLILGLEIGFLVGFLSRQVLGQYDLCLPRGDLAKLYFVIPNIADVQGDLGLDVRQLQMYLALHEVTHQLEFSSIPWVRTHFVAMVERFVDAAEIDSSEAATRLQSLGDPENLQRLLAHPEELLPMLITPPQQEMAREIETLMAVLEGYVEWVMDQVGPGYLPELSRTREGLNRRRAERSSVERLLEGLLGIDLKPAQYRAGERFVKAVAAAGQLAKLWESAAALPTPEELGEPTKWLSRVAFS